The Methylocella silvestris BL2 DNA segment ACCGATCAATTCATGGCCAGTCTCGCCTCGCATATCACGCAGACAAGGGACGCCCCGACGATCTCGGCGCCGGTCTTCACCGGGCTGGTACGGACGCTCGACGTGTTGCTTTTCCTCGTCGCCGCGGCGATTGCGGACACCTGGCTTGGCGGCGTCTTTGAGACGCAATTGCAGGGGCCGCTGATGCTGGCGGCCATCATCGGCGCCGGCGCGGGAAGCATGGTTCTCACATCCGAGGGCGTCTACGCCATCGAGCGCCTGCGCCGGCTCAGATTGCAACTCTGGCCGATTGTGAAGGCGGGGACCCTTGCCGGGGCGGCGGCGATCATCGGCATCTTTTTCGTCGGCGCGGAGACGCAGGCGCCGCGCGCCTTTCCCTTCGTTTTCGCTTTTGCAGCGCTGCTGCTGCTGGCCGGGAGCCGCGTCGGCCTCGCCATGCTGATGACGCGCTGGACTCTCGCCGGCCGCTTTCGTCGGCGGATAGCCGTCGTCGCGGTCAGCGAGTTCAGCCGCGAGTTCATTGAGCGGCTGCGGGCGGAGCCGGATGATTTTGAGATTGCGGGCGTCTATGACGATCGTCTACGCTCCGGCCGCGTGCCCGGCGTTCACGCCAATGTCGTCGTGCGTGGCTCCGTCGCCGATCTCGTCCGCGACAGCCGGGCGGAGCGAATCGACGTGATCGCCGTCGCTTTGCCGCTCGGCGCGGCGCAGCGGATCGCCGATGTCCTGGAGCAATTGAGCAGCACGGTCGCCGACGTCTGCCTGACGGCAGATCTCGCCGGCCTTGCCTACCACGGACATCAGTTCGGCGCCGTCGGCGCCAATCCGGTGATCGCCATCGGCGAAAACCCGATGAAGGACTGGAGCGCCGCCAAGAAGATGTGCTTCGACTATGCGGCGGGGATTATTGCGCTCGTCATTTTATCGCCGCTGCTCGCCGTTCTCGCTCTTGCCGTCAAGCTGGACAGCCGCGGGCCGATCTTGTTCCGGCAGCCGCGTCTTGGCTTCAACAACCGCATGTTCGTCTGTTACAAATTCAGAACAATGTATGCAGATATGACGGATGTCATGGCCGACAAGCAGACGACCCGCGACGATCCGCGCATCACCCGCGTCGGGCGATGGATGCGCAAGCTTAGTCTCGATGAATTGCCGCAGCTGCTCAATGTGTTGAACGGCACCATGTCGCTTGTCGGACCGCGGCCGCACGCGCCGAACACAAAGGCGGCCGACCGACTTTTCGCCGATGTGGTGCAGAAATACGCCCTGCGGCATCGGGTCAAGCCCGGCATCACGGGCTGGGCGCAGGTCAATGGCTGGCGCGGCGAGACGGCGACCGTGGAGCAGGTCGAAAATCGCGTGCGATGCGACCTTTTTTATATCGACAATTGGTCGGTGGTGTTCGATCTCAAAATCGCCGTCATGACTGTTTTAAGGGAAATCCGCAGCCAGAATGCGTTTTGACGGTGTATGCCGCCGACGTTAGGTCGGCGGGGCCGGCGCGAGTCGCGCCGCGGCCTCGACCCGCCAGCGGATGGTGAGCGCCTGCGTGGACGCCGCGCCTTCATCTGCTGGAATCAGGAGAACGAGCGGGCGCTGGACGAAAGCCGCAGGGGCCCTTGCTTTCGTCTGGGCGGCGTTCGGCGATGCATCAAAACGAAAATTTGAAGATCCCGCATTCAGGGCGCGGGCGCTCACCGGGAACTGCGCCTGCGCGCGGCCCCTTGCATTGTCCAGCGGTTGGCGCTGACGTTCGAAACGAATGGTTGCTCTCATCGGAATCTGCTCCGTATCGTTTCATCTCCGCGCCGATCAGCGCGGCGGCGACATCTCGACCCTGGCGCTTTCTCCGAATTTTTTATGTTGGATCCCCACGCCGGCATAAAGAAGGCCGCTCATGATGGCGACGACGGCGCCGAAGGCGGCCAGCCAGGCGCAGGCTTCGCGCCAGCATAGAATGCTCGCAAAAGAAGGCCCTGCGATTATTTGTGCGCGCTGATTCATGCTTTGCACTCCAAAAGCCGTCTTCGTCGACTTACAGGCCATATATTTTGCAGATCAGCCAAAATAAATGCAAAACAAACAAGATTGTATTCAGTAATTAGATAAAAAAATTCCTGCGCATCTGCTGGAAAATGCGCAGGAACGAGAACATCGGGAGGTATTAAAAGCGATTTGCGAGCATATTTGTTCCAGCACTCGCGATCAAAAAATCCAGTAATCGCCTGCATCGACGCCAGTGATCATTTCGAAATCAAGAGAACCGGCAGACGACTCGGGCGGCGTCGCAACCCTTGAAGTCGCCTATCGATCTTCTTTCATTCTTATGACCGGTCGACGTCGAAGTCTTTGTGCGAAATCTCACCTGACGAGACCGGGCGCTCCCGCAGGACGAGACAATCGCCGATCAACAGAACCTCGGCGAGCGTAACCCTTGCCGTTCACGCCCCGCTTGCGTATGCAGAGAGGCGTGTCATTGTTTCTATTGATCGAGGACCAGCAGGCCATTCGCCGCCCCGCAGGGCTCGCTTGACGGCGACAATTCAGATCGTAACTGCGCGGCCGCCATGCGTCCTTAGGACGTCCTTACCTTATTCTTAACTTGCAGGCGGGACGTAGGTGCGGATCGAAAGGCGTCAGAAAGGGGAGAAGGTGCCGCGGCTGTCCTTCGATGGGTTTGTTCTCGACGCCGCGAACGCTTTGCTCTGGCGCGGACAGGAACGCGTCGCGCTGGCTCCGAAGCCTTTCGGCGTGCTGTGCTATCTGGTTGAACGCGCTGGCGAACTTGTCACCAAGGACGAGCTTCTCGACACCGTCTGGAACAATCTTCACGTCACCGAATCGAGTTTGAGCGTGTCCATCAACGCCTTGCGCCTGGCGCTCGGCGACGATAGCAAGGCGCCGCGTTTTGTCGAGACGGTGACGCGGCGCGGCTATCGCTTTATCGCGCCGGTCTCCGTCGAGACCTCGGTCGAGCCGCAGGAGGCGCCGCGCGCAAGAGCTCCGGCGCCGATCCGGCCGCCGCGTCCGCATTGGTGGGTTGGCCGCGAAAGCGCGCTCGCAAGCATGGAGCAATGGTTCGAGCAAGCGGTGTGGGGGCGCCGCCAGACCGTTTTCATTACCGGCGAGGCCGGCATCGGCAAGACCACCTTTGCGGAAATGCTGGTCGACCGACTCGCCAATCGGGAGGTTGGAGTTCTAATCGGCCGCTGCATCGAGCATTTCGGCACGGATGAAGCCTTTCTTCCGCTAAATGAGGCGTTGTCCGACGGCTGCGCCGGCCCGGACGGCGATTTTCTGCTGCAAACGCTGCGGGATTATGCGCCGACCTGGCTCGCCCAATTGCCGGGGCAGATCGAAGGCCGCGATCCCGCCGCCCTGAAAAGCGAGACCTTCGGCGCCTCGCGCGAGCGAATGCTGCGCGAATTCTGTGAGCTGATGGAAGAGCTTAGCAAGGATCGCCCCTGGCTCATCGTGCTTGAGGATCTGCACTGGAGCGACTACGC contains these protein-coding regions:
- a CDS encoding undecaprenyl-phosphate glucose phosphotransferase; the protein is MSGTDQFMASLASHITQTRDAPTISAPVFTGLVRTLDVLLFLVAAAIADTWLGGVFETQLQGPLMLAAIIGAGAGSMVLTSEGVYAIERLRRLRLQLWPIVKAGTLAGAAAIIGIFFVGAETQAPRAFPFVFAFAALLLLAGSRVGLAMLMTRWTLAGRFRRRIAVVAVSEFSREFIERLRAEPDDFEIAGVYDDRLRSGRVPGVHANVVVRGSVADLVRDSRAERIDVIAVALPLGAAQRIADVLEQLSSTVADVCLTADLAGLAYHGHQFGAVGANPVIAIGENPMKDWSAAKKMCFDYAAGIIALVILSPLLAVLALAVKLDSRGPILFRQPRLGFNNRMFVCYKFRTMYADMTDVMADKQTTRDDPRITRVGRWMRKLSLDELPQLLNVLNGTMSLVGPRPHAPNTKAADRLFADVVQKYALRHRVKPGITGWAQVNGWRGETATVEQVENRVRCDLFYIDNWSVVFDLKIAVMTVLREIRSQNAF
- a CDS encoding ATP-binding protein — encoded protein: MRIERRQKGEKVPRLSFDGFVLDAANALLWRGQERVALAPKPFGVLCYLVERAGELVTKDELLDTVWNNLHVTESSLSVSINALRLALGDDSKAPRFVETVTRRGYRFIAPVSVETSVEPQEAPRARAPAPIRPPRPHWWVGRESALASMEQWFEQAVWGRRQTVFITGEAGIGKTTFAEMLVDRLANREVGVLIGRCIEHFGTDEAFLPLNEALSDGCAGPDGDFLLQTLRDYAPTWLAQLPGQIEGRDPAALKSETFGASRERMLREFCELMEELSKDRPWLIVLEDLHWSDYATLDVLSRFAQRGQDAAVMVVATYRPIDVAVGGHPMRAVHQELQIHGRCSEIALNKLSHPEVERYLALRLGDAELARSLAPMVLRRTGGHPLFVVSLVDYFIDQGELIAAPEGWRLAPARPSRRRACRATCMK